One stretch of Punica granatum isolate Tunisia-2019 chromosome 5, ASM765513v2, whole genome shotgun sequence DNA includes these proteins:
- the LOC116208910 gene encoding uncharacterized protein LOC116208910, with amino-acid sequence MSQPSPPPLVLSLSFLFLLLLLLAASASTSAASIQSLLLSQGLPGGLFPENIKSFSLSLNGLLEVILERPCLAKFETKVYFDSVVRANLTYGRLQGLEGLAQQELFLWLPVKDIIVYDPSSGLILFDIGLAHKQLSLSLFEDPPLCKPQGDNVVITKKGGRKSMGFGAER; translated from the exons ATGTCTCAACCTTCACCTCCTCCCCTAGTCCTCTCCTTatccttcctcttcctcctcctccttctcctcgCAGCGTCCGCCTCTACGTCAGCTGCCTCCATACAAAGCCTCCTCCTCAGCCAGGGCCTGCCGGGTGGGCTGTTCCCGGAAAACATCAAGTCATTCAGCCTCAGCCTGAACGGCCTCCTCGAGGTCATCCTGGAGAGGCCATGCCTTGCTAAGTTCGAGACCAAGGTCTACTTCGACAGCGTGGTGCGTGCCAACCTCACGTACGGGAGGCTTCAGGGCTTGGAGGGCCTCGCCCAGCAGGAGCTCTTCCTGTGGCTGCCTGTCAAGGACATCATAGTCTATGACCCTTCCTCGGGGCTGATCCTGTTCGACATCGGCCTCGCCCACAAGCAGCTCTCCCTATCCCTCTTCGAAGACCCTCCTCTATGTAAACCTCAAG GTGATAATGTTGTCATAACAAAAAAAGGAGGGAGGAAGAGTATGGGATTTGGAGCTGAGAGATGA
- the LOC116209139 gene encoding transcription factor DYT1 has protein sequence MEFSHCLGTKLEELCIAEEGGGRFSGRMGRRRYRDGDDTQYKSKNLTAERKRREKLSQRLLTLRSLIPIITNMNKATIIEDAITYITELQKNVKVLSNQLMEMEVSSIEDAKALSKETDAPEETEENRIEPDVKVIYVNGNKLWMKMIFENRRGRLTKLMEALSAHGFELNDVSVTTSMGATLISSCVEGTLGEVLEASSMSELLQEIIKHI, from the exons ATGGAGTTCAGTCATTGCCTGGGGACCAAGCTGGAGGAGCTGTGCATAGCCGAGGAGGGCGGCGGGAGGTTCAGTGGGAGGATGGGGCGGCGGAGGTACCGGGATGGTGATGACACGCAGTACAAGTCGAAGAACCTGACAGCAGAGCGGAAGCGCCGGGAAAAGCTCAGCCAGCGGCTCCTCACCCTCCGCTCCCTCATCCCGATCATCACCAAT ATGAACAAGGCGACGATAATCGAGGATGCGATCACATACATCACGGAGCTGCAGAAGAATGTGAAGGTTCTCAGCAACCAGCTCATGGAGATGGAGGTGTCCTCCATCGAAGATGCAAAGGCGCTGAGCAAAGAGACTGATGCTCCTGAAGAGACGGAAGAAAACAGGATTGAG CCCGATGTGAAGGTAATTTATGTCAATGGGAATAAGCTGTGGATGAAGATGATATTCGAAAACAGGCGCGGAAGACTGACCAAACTGATGGAGGCGCTGAGCGCCCACGGCTTTGAACTGAACGACGTTAGTGTGACCACATCCATGGGAGCAACTCTCATTTCGTCCTGTGTCGAG GGAACACTTGGTGAAGTACTCGAGGCTTCAAGCATGAGCGAGCTGCTCCAGGAGATCATAAAACACATCTAA
- the LOC116209141 gene encoding pentatricopeptide repeat-containing protein At3g13150-like, translating to MFDHARKPFNEMPAMSYRCTARSLNSMLQAYIESKWFDEVKHLFRDLLVKLSLKPDLVSYNTIISTYCRMGSIDGALSMIDEISENGLEPNCVTVISLLNTYYKSGCFGEAMVYNDKLTDAIQLLSDMEKDNVIDTYCYNAIISAFRKKGDAEETKRWYRKLVERDCSPDWMTMSTLISFFRKQGDLE from the exons ATGTTTGATCATGCGCGGAAGCCGTTCAACGAAATGCCTGCAATGAGCTACCGTTGTACAGCCAGGTCCCTCAACTCCATGTTACAGGCCTACATCGAATCAAAGTGGTTCGATGAGGTCAAACATCTCTTTCGGGACTTGCTTGTGAAGCTATCACTGAAGCCGGATTTGGTCAGTTACAACACCATTATAAGCACTTACTGCAGGATGGGATCCATTGATGGTGCCCTTTCTATGATCGATGAGATCTCCGAGAATGGGTTAGAGCCCAATTGTGTTACGGTCATTTCGCTTCTTAACACGTACTATAAGAGTGGCTGCTTTGGGGAA GCAATGGTATATAATGACAAACTAACCGATGCCATTCAATTGCTTTCTGACATGGAGAAGGATAATGTCATCGACACGTACTGCTACAATGCCATTATCTCTGCTTTCCGCAAGAAGGGAGATGCAGAGGAAACCAAGAGATGGTACCGGAAACTCGTGGAGAGGGATTGCTCCCCTGATTGGATGACTATGTCTACGCTTATTTCGTTCTTCCGCAAGCAGGGTGATCTTGAATAG